CAATTCCACTATCATCGATAGCGGCCTGCGAAGCAAAAGCAGCCATTTCAGAGCTGCTGAATTCAGCCTCTGCGTATCTTCTCTCCTCTATTCCGGTTATCTTTTTGAAATTGTCAATGATCTGGTCCGTTCGCTTGTTGAATGGCGTACCATCCTCATTCAGGAAAACGGAATTATTGAAATCTTCATTTTTGCGGATATGGGTAGGGATATATGCTCCAGTTCCAGTTATGATGTTTCTACTCATGTGTTATTCAGGAATTACAGTGCAGAAAGCTTGGTGAACTCAAAACCACTGAAAATTTTGATGAAATTGGTATCGCCCGTTCTTTTGAAATTTTCAATGTTCGCTTCAGGAACCACTCTCCAGAAATTCTTCGCTTTCAACTCCCTGTAATCTGCAGTTTGAACGAAAAGGCCTTTGAAGGCACCCCGGATCTTACATTTGATCAATACAGGTGTTTCATTCAGGAATTTCTCTTCCACAAAATTTCCAATTTGCTCATTCGACATTATGACGGTTTTTAGTTTGATAATCAGATCCCGGAAATAGTTGATCTCTCCCCGATTTCCTGGCCAGTTGTTGCCGGGGAACGCTTTCGTCTCCTTCAAAATTGCCGGAATAATATTCACCTTTTAATTAGAACAGACCTCCACTAATGTTGAAATGAGGAATCAAAATAGGTGCAGGGAGGGTAATATTGGTATTGAAGATACGATTAAATTGCCATATGGGCCGGATTATGTTGAAAACGCCGGTGTTAATTAGCTTTTCATTTCCAGATTACAGAATATAAACAAATGATATTCAGTCAAATAGTGAGCCGTTCCTTGACTATTGCATCAGCTCCCCGGCGGAGCAGCAAAAGTACCCGAGCTTGCTGTTTTCTTCCTCTCCCATCTGTGTTTCATTCATAATATGAATTCGGATCTCCCCGAAATGCCAGTAACCTTCTTTTTCTTCGGTAATGGCTGCATGTTGGGAAAGTTCATTGGCGATCAATTCCGCCTCATCCATGAAGTTGAATTCGATGCCGAACAGTTTTATCTTTTTACAATGGTGCACTTCAAGCTCAAACAGGAAGTTGTTTTGATCATAATGCAGAAAGAAATAGCTGTCGTTGGAATGGAGCTGATTGTACAGATCCCTGCGGAGGAAGATGGGAGTATCTTCGTTTTCAAGTAAAACTTCTTCGTTCTGTTCATCATAGGCAACACCGAGTTTGGCGCGCACCAGCTCGCGGGGAATGCCGAATGGCAACCGGATCTTGTTGATGATGATTTCTTTCAGGGGTACGCATTCCAGCATCATAGAGGATGGGAAGATAAAAATTATCCTGATAATTCATTCCAGTTTTCCATTATCAGGCTTTCTTCCGGGCAAAGAACAGGTGCACCAGCAGGGTCAATAAACAAAACACAGTTCCTGTAGCTACCACACCCGGCCACTGATAGTATTTCCAGGCCTGTGCGCCTACAAAGGTTCCCGTAGACCCGCCAATGAAATAACTCACCATATATACCGTATTCAGCCGATTATTCGCATTGAGGCGAAGTGCAAAAAAGCTTGACTGGTTCATGATATGCATCGATTGTAAACCGAGGTCGATAAGAATGATGCCGATGATCAGTCCGATATAAGTGTAACCACCCACGTAGAAGATCCCCCAGCTCAGGAGCATAATGAGTATTGCAAAGAGAATGATCCTGTAAGCTGTGGTTTTAGCCGCGATCCTCCCTACCACTGCCGCCGCCAGCGCTCCTGCTGCACCAATAATGCCGAAAGAACCCGCAACAGACGGTCCTGCGTGAAAGGGCGCTTCTTCCAAATGAAAAACAAGGGTTGTCCAGAATGCACTGAAACCAGCAAAGGCAGTGGCTCCGCGAAAAGCGGCCACCCGTAGAACGGGCTGCGTACGAGTGAGAAAAACCAGTGAGCGCATCAGTTCTCCATATGATCCGGCAAAATTCGGTTGTACTTCAGGGAGACTGCGCCAGATCAGTATACCCAGCACCAGCATGAATCCTATTGCTATCCCATACATTGCTTTCCAGCCCAGGAACTCCCCTACAAATCCGCTCAATACTCTCGACAATAAGATCCCTACGAGCAATCCACTCATCACCATTCCGATGGCGGAGCTTTGTTTTTCTTTTGGCGCCAGTTCTGCCGCCATCGGTACAAACAATTGCGGAGCAATACTGGTGAAACCCACCAGGAAACTGGCTGCAAACAACCATTCCACCGATGGCGCCAGCATCATGCCTGCCAGCGAAATGATGATGGCCACCATATCCCAAAGGATCAGCTTGCGCCTTTCCAGCCTGTCGCCCAGCGGCACCAGCAGCAATAACCCCATCGCATAACCGATCTGTGTAAGCATTGCGATATTGCTGATCCTGGATTCAGGCACTCCAAAATCCCTCGCCATCAGTCCAAGTAATGGCTGATTATAGTAGTTATTGGCCACAATCATACCCGTAGCGATGGTCATCAGCCACAGTGTACTTTTTGTGAGCGCGGGTTTGGATTGCATCATCATTGCATGTATTCTGCTGCAAATTTATCGGGTAAAAACGATCTTTCCTTCATGGATCAGCGAACGTACAGGCGAGATCCTGCTCACCGCTTCTGCCGAACAACTGGCATCTACCAATACCAGGTTGGCCTTATCCCCGGTTGCGGGCCATTGGCGGTTACCCTTATCATCCAGCGGCAAAACGTTGGCAGTGGCCAGTTTCAGACTTCTCGAGAGATCGAATTCAGTGGAATAACCATAAAGCTGCGCCATCAGATTCGCTTTCTGCAATACGCTGCCGGAGCCGAAAGTATTCCAGTGGTCTATAATGCTGTCATTGCCGGTCAGAACGGTAACGTCATATTTATACAATGCTGGAATGGGCATGATAGTATTGCCAAATGGAATAGTGGACACGATCCCAATACCAGCACCTGCAAGACTATCTGCTATCGATTCCTGTTTAGCCTTATCCAGTCTCGCGAGCACGAAGCAATGACTGAGAAAGGTTTTGCCTTTCAGTTGCGGATTGGCCTTCACTCTTTCGATGAGGTATTCAACAGTTTTCAATCCGGATTCTCCGCCTTCATGCAGGTGGATATCGATCCCTTTATTGAATTCCATCGCCAGATCAACAGTGAAGTTGATGCTTCTTTGAATATCTCCGTCGATGGACTGCGGATCGAGACCGCCGATAAAATCGATGTCCATTTTTGCAGCTTCGCGCATAAGGCCGGTACTATCGGTGTAGTATAACCCATGTTGCGGGAATGCCACCAGTTCTGCGCCAAAGCTGTCTTTTTTGTTTTGAAGGGCCAGTTGCAGGTTCTTCAGTGAGTTCAGACCTGAAGTTGGATCGATATTTACATGGCTTCTTGCAAAATCACTACCATTGGATTGCAGCAGCTCTACCAGCTTTTCCGCTCTGTAAGTGGATGTTTTCAGTAATTCAGGAATGATCCTTTGTTCAAGTGAGATCATATCGCGCACGCTCCTGTTCTTTTTCTGTCTTGCTTTCCACGGACCACCATAGAATGTTTTATCAAGATGAATATGCATGTCCCTGAATGCAGGCAACATCAGCATTCCTTTTGCATCGATGGCTTTGGCTTTTGGATCATTCGGAAGGATAGCAGCAATCTTACCATCTGCGATCTTTATGAGGAAGAGCTCTGTTTTGGTAGCGATCACCTCCCCTTCTTCATATTCAAAACCGGTTTCCAGTTTTACATTTTTAAGGGAGTAATTCTTTTGATCAGGTATAGCACTGCTTTCTCTTGACGATTCACCCGCCATTACATTACCACCCAGCATCACTCCTGTTCCGCCTGCTACCAGTGCAGATGCATTCCTGATAAAGTGCTTCCTTGAAATATTATGTTGATCCATTCCTTTCAGTTTGATTCAAAATTACGCCGGTACTGTGGGAGGGAGGGTGCGGAAATCATGCCAATACTTGTAATATTTATAACGCGGTCTTGAATTCGCGGGGAGACGAGCCTGTCTGCGACCTGAAGAAATTCGAGAAATACGCAGGGTCTTTGAACCCGAGCTCAAAGGCAATTTCCTTGAGGCTCCGATCCGTTGACAGGATCATTCGTTTAGCCTCCAGCGTTACCCGCTTCTGAATAAAGAACATGGCGGATACCTGGAATTGCCGCTTGCAAAGAATATTCAGGTAATTGGGCGTGATATGCAATAACCCTGCATAGAATGCTACGGATTTCTCTTCCCTGAAATACTGTTCAACCAGAGAAAGGTAACGTTGCAGCACAGGAGTTTTTTGATAAAGGCTCAGGTCTTTGAATTTCTGTTCCGCTTCGCGATTTACCAGCTGCGCAATGATATTGCTGCGCAGATAGATCAGGTCCCAGCTGATAGGTTGCTGTTTCAACTCTATGCGGACAGATTGGAATTCATAACACATCAACTGAAAAGCTTTCGGGGAGAGTTGTACAACGGGATGATTTTGAAAGAGAAGAAAAGACAGATCCAGTGAAGCGGAAAAGGTTTCAAAGATCCTTTTGCTGATCATCAGCTGATATGCTTTTGTGCGGGCGCCCAAATTCCATTTATGCACCTGGTGCGGGAACAGGATATGCACCTGGTGATCTGTTACCTTATGATCCGTGAAGTCGATGGAATGAATACCACTCCCCTTTTCAAATAGCAAAAAGAGGAAAAAATCATGCTTGTGAAATTTCTCAATACTGCGGGCACCAAAGATCTCATGGTATTGAAAACTGGGCTCGGCCTCCTGGTCTGAGAGGAACTCCCTGATATTGAGAACAGGGATCTTGTCTTTAGATGTTTTAGATGTGCCGGCCATGCTGGCAAAGGTAATTCAGTATGACTACAATATTGTTATATGGATATCCTGCGCTGTTACCTGTGCGGTAGTACGCTGTAAGTGTATATGTCAATTGGGAGTCAGTCGGAAAGCAAGCGTACAATCAAGCATAGACATCGGATATCACCCGGATAGAACAGGGAAATCATACGCTTTTACCTCGGGAGGGACCCGAAAACTATAGCAATAAAGCTCAGCTATCACAGTACAATCACTCCAATCTGCAGGTCAGGCAATAAAGTTTAAAGTTTAAGC
This portion of the Pseudobacter ginsenosidimutans genome encodes:
- a CDS encoding short-chain dehydrogenase, with amino-acid sequence MSNEQIGNFVEEKFLNETPVLIKCKIRGAFKGLFVQTADYRELKAKNFWRVVPEANIENFKRTGDTNFIKIFSGFEFTKLSAL
- a CDS encoding MFS transporter translates to MMMQSKPALTKSTLWLMTIATGMIVANNYYNQPLLGLMARDFGVPESRISNIAMLTQIGYAMGLLLLVPLGDRLERRKLILWDMVAIIISLAGMMLAPSVEWLFAASFLVGFTSIAPQLFVPMAAELAPKEKQSSAIGMVMSGLLVGILLSRVLSGFVGEFLGWKAMYGIAIGFMLVLGILIWRSLPEVQPNFAGSYGELMRSLVFLTRTQPVLRVAAFRGATAFAGFSAFWTTLVFHLEEAPFHAGPSVAGSFGIIGAAGALAAAVVGRIAAKTTAYRIILFAILIMLLSWGIFYVGGYTYIGLIIGIILIDLGLQSMHIMNQSSFFALRLNANNRLNTVYMVSYFIGGSTGTFVGAQAWKYYQWPGVVATGTVFCLLTLLVHLFFARKKA
- a CDS encoding amidohydrolase family protein is translated as MDQHNISRKHFIRNASALVAGGTGVMLGGNVMAGESSRESSAIPDQKNYSLKNVKLETGFEYEEGEVIATKTELFLIKIADGKIAAILPNDPKAKAIDAKGMLMLPAFRDMHIHLDKTFYGGPWKARQKKNRSVRDMISLEQRIIPELLKTSTYRAEKLVELLQSNGSDFARSHVNIDPTSGLNSLKNLQLALQNKKDSFGAELVAFPQHGLYYTDSTGLMREAAKMDIDFIGGLDPQSIDGDIQRSINFTVDLAMEFNKGIDIHLHEGGESGLKTVEYLIERVKANPQLKGKTFLSHCFVLARLDKAKQESIADSLAGAGIGIVSTIPFGNTIMPIPALYKYDVTVLTGNDSIIDHWNTFGSGSVLQKANLMAQLYGYSTEFDLSRSLKLATANVLPLDDKGNRQWPATGDKANLVLVDASCSAEAVSRISPVRSLIHEGKIVFTR
- a CDS encoding helix-turn-helix domain-containing protein, with product MAGTSKTSKDKIPVLNIREFLSDQEAEPSFQYHEIFGARSIEKFHKHDFFLFLLFEKGSGIHSIDFTDHKVTDHQVHILFPHQVHKWNLGARTKAYQLMISKRIFETFSASLDLSFLLFQNHPVVQLSPKAFQLMCYEFQSVRIELKQQPISWDLIYLRSNIIAQLVNREAEQKFKDLSLYQKTPVLQRYLSLVEQYFREEKSVAFYAGLLHITPNYLNILCKRQFQVSAMFFIQKRVTLEAKRMILSTDRSLKEIAFELGFKDPAYFSNFFRSQTGSSPREFKTAL